One window of the Ammospiza nelsoni isolate bAmmNel1 chromosome 17, bAmmNel1.pri, whole genome shotgun sequence genome contains the following:
- the ALG1 gene encoding chitobiosyldiphosphodolichol beta-mannosyltransferase: MAAAPWPWQGLWPGLWPPLWAVVAALLLLLLWRRRRRRAGGAGRVCVAVLGDLGRSPRMQYHALALARHGREVALLGYLQSRPHRDVLHSENIRLVPVAELSGLRVGPKLLQYVLKVLVQSVQLLYTLLRIEQPSYVLLQNPPGLPSIAVAWVAGLWWGSRLIIDWHNYGYSIMSLSHGRSHPLVLLAKWYEKLFGRLSDYNLCVTDAMRKDLWVNFKIKAVTLYDRPASYFKETPLDLQHNLFMKLAKDYEPFRARAVSPGADTSAFTRRDGSSGGVLRARGRPALLISSTSWTEDEDFSVLLRALEDYERFIEEGAALPALVCVITGKGPLKDYYNGLIQKLHFKHIQICTPWLEAEDYPLLLGSADLGVCLHKSSSGLDLPMKVVDMFGCCLPVCAIHFECLHELVKHNENGLIFRDSQELAKQLKMLFLDFPSLEGKLQRFRENLRESRQLRWEQSWDQTVLPLLGSRD; encoded by the exons ATGGCCGCAGCGCCGTGGCCGTGGCAGGGCCTGTGGCCGGGGCTGTGGCCGCCGCTGTGGGCGGTGGTGgcggctctgctgctcctgctgctgtggcggcggcggcggcggcgggcgggcggcgcgggccGGGTGTGCGTGGCCGTGCTGGGGGACCTGGGCCGCAGCCCGCGGATGCAGTACCACGCCTTGGCGCTGGCCCGCCACGGGCGGGAGGTCGCGCTGCTGGGCTACCTCC AGAGCCGGCCGCACCGGGACGTGCTGCACTCCGAGAACATCCGGCTGGTGCCCGTGGCGGAGCTGAGCGGGCTGCGAG TGGGGCCAAAGCTTTTGCAGTATGTCCTGAAGGTGCTTGTGCAGTCAGTGCAGTTACTGTACACATTGCTGAGGATAGAGCAGCCATCCTACGTTCTCCTTCAG AATCCCCCAGGCTTACCCAGTATAGCTGTTGCCtgggtggcagggctgtggtggggGAGCAGACTCATCATTGATTGGCACAACTATGGGTACAGCATCATGAGCCTGAGTCACGGGAGGAGCCACCCACTGGTCCTGCTTGCAAAATG GTATGAAAAGCTTTTTGGGCGCTTGTCTGACTATAACCTGTGTGTTACTGATGCCATGAGGAAAGATCTCTGGGTGAATTTCAAGATCAA GGCTGTAACATTGTATGACAGACCAGCAtcttattttaaagaaacaccATTAGACCTCCAACACAACTTGTTTATGAAACTTGCCAAGGACTATGAGCCCTTCAGAGCACG AGCGGTGAGTCCCGGCGCTGACACATCGGCCTTCACCCGGAGGGACGGCAGCAGTGGCGGCGTGCTCAGGGCCAGGGGCCGGCCCGCCCTTCTcatcagcagcaccagctggacAG AGGATGAAGACTTCTCAGTCCTTTTAAGAGCTTTAGAAG ATTATGAGAGGTTTATTGAGGAAGGAGCTGCACTTCCAGCTTTGGTGTGTGTGATAACAG GTAAAGGACCTCTAAAAGATTACTACAATGGGCTGATCCAAAAGCTGCactttaaacacatccagatcTGTACCCCATGGCTGGAGGCTGAGGATTACCCTCTTCTGCTTG GCTCAGCAGACCTGGGGGTGTGTCTCCATAAATCCTCCAGTGGTTTGGATTTGCCCATGAAGGTGGTGGATATGTTTGGCTGCTGTTTACCTGTGTGTGCAATACATTTTGAATG TTTACATGAGCTGGTGAAGCACAATGAGAATGGGCTGATATTCAGGGACTCACAGGAACTTGCAAAGCAGCTGAAG ATGCTTTTCTTGGATTTCCCCAGCCTGGAAGGGAAACTTCAGCGCTTCCGAGAGAACCTGCGCGAGTCGCGGCAGCTgcgctgggagcagagctgggaccagACTGTCCTTCCcttgctgggcagcagggactgA
- the NAGPA gene encoding N-acetylglucosamine-1-phosphodiester alpha-N-acetylglucosaminidase isoform X1 — protein MAALAVLGSLQVARGAGSGPGEPPLQPYPPGQHGPRHGHRHVRDCQPVKYGNLTHEAWPGDNSTGGPVAVTRTFVSYIHPEGSERKAIYGHFTFVRNPLSTFSVLEPGGAGGCRAQRRATVEETAKLRKCLVAQNGGYFNMETGECLGNVVSDGRLVRDSGGLQNAQFGIRKDGTMVFGYLSEEDVLDQSNPFVQLVSGVVWLLRDGELYINQSRAAECGDTQSTGTFDRFINVISARTAVGHDRQGRLVLVHVEGQTESRGVSLWEMAEFLKQQGVINAINLDGGGSATLVLNGTLANYPSEHCSFDSMWRCPRSISTVVCVHEPGCDPPDCSGHGLCEAGRCRCDSPFWAGPACDTLDCGPANCSLRGVCSAAGCLCDAGWTGSNCTEACAPGSFGQSCSQRCRCQHGSFCDPVHGACSCPAGFYGASCEHECPLGWFGPSCRSRCACDHSCPCDPETGSCNISHHGALQELLHRAGQCLASQEKSKDKFLLSESSWLSLSSALALLLVLSALGNVGLLLQGRWRQHRDYRYLPLRDINGDSPHSPTSAAWDHEDVQEPEDTKKPNQEFL, from the exons ATGGCCGCCTTGGCGGTGCTCGGCTCGCTGCAGGTGGCCCGCGGCGCCGG GAGCGGCCCCGGCGAGCCCCCGCTGCAGCCGTACCCGCCCGGGCAGCACGGCCCCCGGCACGGCCACCGGCACGTCAGGGACTGCCAGCCCGTCAAGTACGGAAACCTCACCCACGAAGCGTGGCCCGGCGACAACAGCACGGGCGGGCCGGTGGCCGTCACCAGGACGTTTGTCTCTTACATCCACCCGGAGGGCAGCGAGCGCAAGGCGATCTACGGGCACTTCACGTTCGTGAGGAACCCCCTGAGCACCTTCTCGGTGCTGGagccgggcggggccggcggctgCCGGGCTCAGCGCAGAGCCACCGTGGAGGAGACTGCGAAGCTCAGGAAGTGTCTGGTGGCCCAGAACGGCGGGTACTTCAACATGGAAACTGGAGAGTGCCTCGGGAATGTTGTGAGCGATGGGAGGCTGGTGAGAGACTCGGGAGGCCTGCAAAACGCTCAGTTTGGCATCCGCAAAGATGGCACCATGGTGTTCGG CTACCTGTCTGAGGAGGATGTGCTGGACCAGTCCAACCCCTTTGTGCAGCTGGTGAGCGGCGTGGTGTGGCTGCTGAGGGATGGAGAGCTGTACATCAACCAGAGCCGGGCAGCCGAGTGTGGGGACACCCAGAGCACAG gaaccTTTGACAGGTTCATCAATGTGATCTCAGCCAGGACTGCCGTGGGACACGACCGCCAGGGCCGCCTGGTCCTGGTCCATGTGGAAGGACAGACAGAGTCCAGAGG GGTCAGCCTGTGGGAAATGGCAGAATTCCTGAAGCAGCAGGGAGTCATCAATGCCATCAACCTGGATGGGGGAGGCTCTGCCACGCTGGTCCTGAACGGGACCCTGGCCAACTACCCCTCTGAGCACTG ctcctttGACAGCATGTGGCGCTGTCCCCGGAGCATCTCCACCGTGGTGTGCGTGCACGAGCCGGGCTGTGACCCGCCCGACTGCAGCGGCCACGGGCTGTGCGAGGCCGGGCGGTGCCGCTGCGACAGCCCCTTCTGGGCGGGACCCGCCTGCGACACCTTGGACTGCGGCCCTGCCAACTGCAGCCTGCGCGGCGTCTGCAGCGCCG CTGGATGCCTCTGTGACGCCGGCTGGACTGGCAGCAACTGCACTGAAG CGTGTGCTCCCGGCTCCTTCGGGCAGTCCTGCAGCCAGCGGTGCCGGTGCCAGCACGGCAGCTTCTGTGACCCCGTGCACGgagcctgctcctgccctgccggcTTCTACGGCGCCAGCTGTGAGCACG AGTGTCCCCTGGGCTGGTTTGGGCCGAGCTGCCGGAGCCGCTGTGCGTGTGACCACTCGTGTCCCTGTGACCCCGAGACCGGCAGCTGCAACATCAGCCACCACGGGGCGCTGCAGGAGCTCCTACACAGAG ctggacAGTGTTTGGCTTCCCAGGAAAAGAGCAAAGACAAGTTCTTGCTGTCAGA GAGCTCGTGgctctccctgagctctgccctggccctgctgctggtgctgagtgCCCTGGGGAacgtggggctgctgctgcaggggcgGTGGCGGCAGCACCGCGACTATCGCTACCTCCCCCTGAGGGACATCAACGGGGACAGCCCTCACAGCCccacctctgctgcctgggacCACGAGGACGTTCAGGAGCCTGAGGACACCAAGAAGCCAAACCAGGAGTTCCTTTAG
- the NAGPA gene encoding N-acetylglucosamine-1-phosphodiester alpha-N-acetylglucosaminidase isoform X2 codes for MAALAVLGSLQVARGAGSGPGEPPLQPYPPGQHGPRHGHRHVRDCQPVKYGNLTHEAWPGDNSTGGPVAVTRTFVSYIHPEGSERKAIYGHFTFVRNPLSTFSVLEPGGAGGCRAQRRATVEETAKLRKCLVAQNGGYFNMETGECLGNVVSDGRLVRDSGGLQNAQFGIRKDGTMVFGYLSEEDVLDQSNPFVQLVSGVVWLLRDGELYINQSRAAECGDTQSTGTFDRFINVISARTAVGHDRQGRLVLVHVEGQTESRGVSLWEMAEFLKQQGVINAINLDGGGSATLVLNGTLANYPSEHCSFDSMWRCPRSISTVVCVHEPGCDPPDCSGHGLCEAGRCRCDSPFWAGPACDTLDCGPANCSLRGVCSAACAPGSFGQSCSQRCRCQHGSFCDPVHGACSCPAGFYGASCEHECPLGWFGPSCRSRCACDHSCPCDPETGSCNISHHGALQELLHRAGQCLASQEKSKDKFLLSESSWLSLSSALALLLVLSALGNVGLLLQGRWRQHRDYRYLPLRDINGDSPHSPTSAAWDHEDVQEPEDTKKPNQEFL; via the exons ATGGCCGCCTTGGCGGTGCTCGGCTCGCTGCAGGTGGCCCGCGGCGCCGG GAGCGGCCCCGGCGAGCCCCCGCTGCAGCCGTACCCGCCCGGGCAGCACGGCCCCCGGCACGGCCACCGGCACGTCAGGGACTGCCAGCCCGTCAAGTACGGAAACCTCACCCACGAAGCGTGGCCCGGCGACAACAGCACGGGCGGGCCGGTGGCCGTCACCAGGACGTTTGTCTCTTACATCCACCCGGAGGGCAGCGAGCGCAAGGCGATCTACGGGCACTTCACGTTCGTGAGGAACCCCCTGAGCACCTTCTCGGTGCTGGagccgggcggggccggcggctgCCGGGCTCAGCGCAGAGCCACCGTGGAGGAGACTGCGAAGCTCAGGAAGTGTCTGGTGGCCCAGAACGGCGGGTACTTCAACATGGAAACTGGAGAGTGCCTCGGGAATGTTGTGAGCGATGGGAGGCTGGTGAGAGACTCGGGAGGCCTGCAAAACGCTCAGTTTGGCATCCGCAAAGATGGCACCATGGTGTTCGG CTACCTGTCTGAGGAGGATGTGCTGGACCAGTCCAACCCCTTTGTGCAGCTGGTGAGCGGCGTGGTGTGGCTGCTGAGGGATGGAGAGCTGTACATCAACCAGAGCCGGGCAGCCGAGTGTGGGGACACCCAGAGCACAG gaaccTTTGACAGGTTCATCAATGTGATCTCAGCCAGGACTGCCGTGGGACACGACCGCCAGGGCCGCCTGGTCCTGGTCCATGTGGAAGGACAGACAGAGTCCAGAGG GGTCAGCCTGTGGGAAATGGCAGAATTCCTGAAGCAGCAGGGAGTCATCAATGCCATCAACCTGGATGGGGGAGGCTCTGCCACGCTGGTCCTGAACGGGACCCTGGCCAACTACCCCTCTGAGCACTG ctcctttGACAGCATGTGGCGCTGTCCCCGGAGCATCTCCACCGTGGTGTGCGTGCACGAGCCGGGCTGTGACCCGCCCGACTGCAGCGGCCACGGGCTGTGCGAGGCCGGGCGGTGCCGCTGCGACAGCCCCTTCTGGGCGGGACCCGCCTGCGACACCTTGGACTGCGGCCCTGCCAACTGCAGCCTGCGCGGCGTCTGCAGCGCCG CGTGTGCTCCCGGCTCCTTCGGGCAGTCCTGCAGCCAGCGGTGCCGGTGCCAGCACGGCAGCTTCTGTGACCCCGTGCACGgagcctgctcctgccctgccggcTTCTACGGCGCCAGCTGTGAGCACG AGTGTCCCCTGGGCTGGTTTGGGCCGAGCTGCCGGAGCCGCTGTGCGTGTGACCACTCGTGTCCCTGTGACCCCGAGACCGGCAGCTGCAACATCAGCCACCACGGGGCGCTGCAGGAGCTCCTACACAGAG ctggacAGTGTTTGGCTTCCCAGGAAAAGAGCAAAGACAAGTTCTTGCTGTCAGA GAGCTCGTGgctctccctgagctctgccctggccctgctgctggtgctgagtgCCCTGGGGAacgtggggctgctgctgcaggggcgGTGGCGGCAGCACCGCGACTATCGCTACCTCCCCCTGAGGGACATCAACGGGGACAGCCCTCACAGCCccacctctgctgcctgggacCACGAGGACGTTCAGGAGCCTGAGGACACCAAGAAGCCAAACCAGGAGTTCCTTTAG